A single Salmo trutta chromosome 14, fSalTru1.1, whole genome shotgun sequence DNA region contains:
- the LOC115208137 gene encoding G-protein coupled receptor 37-like 1 isoform X2, whose translation MTPLFALFVLFLGAAEPRHVGSGYTALRTQDRDGSARVLTTGNGESDSGVNLNQIGGGYIESLLQEPDANLKRIPRGAKDGSSRKRDQQSPHSYQHPRPYDPDGYFTTPKNAHLANSTPDRDSKGSVLLHNPLYPVTSLGVATFSLCALTIDRFHAATSPQPQAPRVEPCQSILAKLSVVWIGSMVLAAPELLLWQLTQEVSVQPGGFVVDLCVRRPSLSLPESVYSLVLTYHEARMWWCFGCYFCLPLLFTLACQLVTRHVVAEEARRKQGATTVVGGKRVRPSSTSTSSSSSSNSAPKKQQQLKRERRLSSTVVALAIVYAACNLPENVCNIALAYIANPVSTTTEALLALIGQFLLFVRCSVTPVLFLCLCRSLGQAFMDCCCCCCEECLPDGASSSLSSSTTATAASTSLSSPSSLSPSSTKEEKLTIVSGTTPAIFYDKAKDSSSLMVIGTPC comes from the exons ATGACTCCGCTTTTTGCTTTGTTCGTACTTTTCCTGGGGGCTGCGGAGCCCCGACATGTCGGCTCTGGTTACACGGCGCTGAGGACCCAAGACAGGGACGGGTCAGCACGTGTATTAACCACGGGGAACGGAGAGTCAGACTCTGGGGTGAATCTGAATCAGATTGGAGGAGGATATATCGAATCTCTGTTGCAGGAACCAGACGCAAACCTAAAGAGAATCCCCCGGGGCGCCAAGGATGGGAGCTCGAGAAAACGGGACCAGCAGTCTCCCCACAGCTACCAACACCCCAGACCGTATGACCCGGACGGCTACTTTACCACGCCCAAGAATGCACACCTGGCCAACAGCACCCCAGACAGAGATTCCAAGGGGTCGGTGCTGCTCCACAACCCACTCTACCCG GTGACCTCTCTGGGAGTAGCCACATTCAGCCTGTGTGCGTTGACCATCGACCGGTTCCACGCAGCGACCAGCCCCCAGCCCCAGGCCCCGCGGGTGGAGCCCTGCCAGTCCATCCTGGCCAAGCTGTCTGTGGTCTGGATCGGCTCCATGGTCCTGGCCGCTCCAGAGCTGCTGCTATGGCAGCTCACCCAGGAGGTCTCCGTCCAGCCAGGGGGCTTCGTGGTGGACCTGTGTGTCCGGAGGCCCTCCCTCAGCCTGCCTGAGTCGGTCTACTCCCTGGTGCTGACCTACCACGAGGCCCGCATGTGGTGGTGCTTCGGCTGCTACTTCTGCCTGCCGCTCCTCTTCACCCTCGCCTGCCAGCTGGTGACGAGGCACGTTGTCGCTGAAGAGGCACGGAGGAAACAGGGGGCAACCACGGTAGTAGGAGGGAAAAGAGTACGcccttcctccacctccacctcctcttcgtCGTCATCCAACTCCGCTCCTaagaagcagcagcagctgaaGAGGGAGCGTAGGTTGAGTTCCACGGTCGTGGCGTTGGCCATCGTTTACGCCGCGTGTAACCTCCCCGAGAACGTCTGCAACATCGCCCTGGCCTACATCGCCAACCCCGTCTCCACGACAACTGAGGCCCTGCTGGCTCTGATTGGCCAGTTCCTGTTGTTTGTCCGTTGCTCGGTGACACCGGTGTTGTTCCTGTGTCTGTGTCGGTCACTGGGCCAGGCCTTCATggactgttgttgttgctgctgtgagGAGTGTCTACCAGACGGAGCCTCTTCCTCATTGTCTTCCTCCACTACCGCCACAGCggcctccacctccctctcctctccgtcATCACTCTCTCCGTCCTCCACCAAGGAGGAGAAGCTGACGATTGTGTCTGGGACCACACCAGCCATCTTCTACGACAAGGCCAAAGACAGCTCCTCTCTCATGGTCATCGGAACACCCTGCTGA
- the LOC115208137 gene encoding G-protein coupled receptor 37-like 1 isoform X1, with product MTPLFALFVLFLGAAEPRHVGSGYTALRTQDRDGSARVLTTGNGESDSGVNLNQIGGGYIESLLQEPDANLKRIPRGAKDGSSRKRDQQSPHSYQHPRPYDPDGYFTTPKNAHLANSTPDRDSKGSVLLHNPLYPVTDSSYRAYAVMLLALILFAMGIIGNLALMCIVWHNYYLKSAWNCILASLAFWDFLVLFFCMPVVVFNELTKRRLLGDLSCRIVPYMEVTSLGVATFSLCALTIDRFHAATSPQPQAPRVEPCQSILAKLSVVWIGSMVLAAPELLLWQLTQEVSVQPGGFVVDLCVRRPSLSLPESVYSLVLTYHEARMWWCFGCYFCLPLLFTLACQLVTRHVVAEEARRKQGATTVVGGKRVRPSSTSTSSSSSSNSAPKKQQQLKRERRLSSTVVALAIVYAACNLPENVCNIALAYIANPVSTTTEALLALIGQFLLFVRCSVTPVLFLCLCRSLGQAFMDCCCCCCEECLPDGASSSLSSSTTATAASTSLSSPSSLSPSSTKEEKLTIVSGTTPAIFYDKAKDSSSLMVIGTPC from the exons ATGACTCCGCTTTTTGCTTTGTTCGTACTTTTCCTGGGGGCTGCGGAGCCCCGACATGTCGGCTCTGGTTACACGGCGCTGAGGACCCAAGACAGGGACGGGTCAGCACGTGTATTAACCACGGGGAACGGAGAGTCAGACTCTGGGGTGAATCTGAATCAGATTGGAGGAGGATATATCGAATCTCTGTTGCAGGAACCAGACGCAAACCTAAAGAGAATCCCCCGGGGCGCCAAGGATGGGAGCTCGAGAAAACGGGACCAGCAGTCTCCCCACAGCTACCAACACCCCAGACCGTATGACCCGGACGGCTACTTTACCACGCCCAAGAATGCACACCTGGCCAACAGCACCCCAGACAGAGATTCCAAGGGGTCGGTGCTGCTCCACAACCCACTCTACCCGGTAACTGACAGCTCCTACCGGGCTTACGCAGTGATGCTGCTGGCCCTCATCCTATTCGCCATGGGCATCATCGGTAACCTCGCGCTCATGTGTATCGTTTGGCACAACTATTACCTGAAGAGCGCGTGGAACTGCATCCTGGCCAGCCTTGCGTTCTGGGACTTCCTCGTGCTCTTTTTCTGCATGCCGGTGGTCGTCTTCAACGAGCTCACCAAGAGACGGTTGCTAGGCGACTTGTCATGTCGGATTGTGCCTTACATGGAG GTGACCTCTCTGGGAGTAGCCACATTCAGCCTGTGTGCGTTGACCATCGACCGGTTCCACGCAGCGACCAGCCCCCAGCCCCAGGCCCCGCGGGTGGAGCCCTGCCAGTCCATCCTGGCCAAGCTGTCTGTGGTCTGGATCGGCTCCATGGTCCTGGCCGCTCCAGAGCTGCTGCTATGGCAGCTCACCCAGGAGGTCTCCGTCCAGCCAGGGGGCTTCGTGGTGGACCTGTGTGTCCGGAGGCCCTCCCTCAGCCTGCCTGAGTCGGTCTACTCCCTGGTGCTGACCTACCACGAGGCCCGCATGTGGTGGTGCTTCGGCTGCTACTTCTGCCTGCCGCTCCTCTTCACCCTCGCCTGCCAGCTGGTGACGAGGCACGTTGTCGCTGAAGAGGCACGGAGGAAACAGGGGGCAACCACGGTAGTAGGAGGGAAAAGAGTACGcccttcctccacctccacctcctcttcgtCGTCATCCAACTCCGCTCCTaagaagcagcagcagctgaaGAGGGAGCGTAGGTTGAGTTCCACGGTCGTGGCGTTGGCCATCGTTTACGCCGCGTGTAACCTCCCCGAGAACGTCTGCAACATCGCCCTGGCCTACATCGCCAACCCCGTCTCCACGACAACTGAGGCCCTGCTGGCTCTGATTGGCCAGTTCCTGTTGTTTGTCCGTTGCTCGGTGACACCGGTGTTGTTCCTGTGTCTGTGTCGGTCACTGGGCCAGGCCTTCATggactgttgttgttgctgctgtgagGAGTGTCTACCAGACGGAGCCTCTTCCTCATTGTCTTCCTCCACTACCGCCACAGCggcctccacctccctctcctctccgtcATCACTCTCTCCGTCCTCCACCAAGGAGGAGAAGCTGACGATTGTGTCTGGGACCACACCAGCCATCTTCTACGACAAGGCCAAAGACAGCTCCTCTCTCATGGTCATCGGAACACCCTGCTGA